TCAAGTATTATGACTAAAGCTTCTCCCCCGCCGCCGGTCAAACCTCCCGGTGTCTCCGGCATTCTTCATGCAATCACCTCCTTTTTACGGTATCATTCTAGCGCTGCAGGGTGATTACTGAAAAGCATTGAAATTTCAGCCTGATTCTGGTATACTCACGATCTAAATCATGCGCACAGAAAGCAGTACTGATGTGAGAGGCTTGGTGGATATTATGAGCACAGCATTATCAGGCACATCGATGATAGGATTCGGCCGCGGCAGGCAGGGCGGGGCACGGTTCAGAGCCACTGATCCGTCAACAGGAGAGCCGGTGGGACCTGATTATCAGAGCGCAGGCCTCGAGGATCTTGAGCGCGCCGCTGGGCTTGCCAGAGCTGCGGCGACGGGCCTGGCATCTCTGCCTGGAGCAAGGAAGGCCGCTTTTCTTGATCAGATCGCCGTGAATATAGAGGCCCTCGGCCCTACTCTGTGGGATTGCGTGATGCGGGAAACCGGTCTGCCGGCTTCCCGCGTGCAGGGCGAAACGGCACGCACCTGCATTCAGCTCAGGCTGTTTGCATCAATCGCGGCGGAGGGCTCGTGGGTGGACGCGCGTATCGACGCCACGGAACCGGGCCGCAAGCCGGATATCCGGTCAATGCTCCGTCCCCTGGGCCCGGCGGCGGTCTTCGGGGCGGGCAATTTCCCCCTGGCATTTTCCGTCGCGGGCGGAGATACGGCGTCGGCCTTCGCCGCAGGGTGCCCTGTGATCGTCAAGGCTCACCCGGCCCATCCGGGGACTTCGGAGCTTGTGGGAGATGCGATAGTCGCGGCAGTGAAGGCCTGCGGGCTGCCCGAGGGCACATTCTCGCTGATATACGATTCAGGCATTGAGATTGCCATCGCCCTGGTGAAGCGTCCGGAGATTAAGGCTGTGGGATTTACCGGGTCGCGCCGGGGCGGACAGGCTCTGATAGACGCTGCCGCCAGCCGCCCGGACCGGATCCCTGTCTACGCCGAGATGAGCAGCGTCAATCCCTTCTTCTTTATGCCGGGCGCCTTCGGCGACGGATGGGAGCAGCGCGTGGACGGCCTGGTGGCGTCGCTGACAGGGAGCGCCGGGCAGTTCTGCACGAAGCCGGGACTGATCTTCCTGCGCGAGTCCTCTGATGCGGAAGCATTTGTGGCCAGGCTTCATAAGCAGTTGGCAGGTCAGAGCTCCTTCACGATGCTGACCGGGCAGATAAGGCACGCCTTCGAAGCGCGCGTGGCCGACTGCCGGGCACAGGCGGGCGTCGCCACCCTGCTGCGGGCGGAAGGCGGTGCAGATGCCGCAGCCGTGACAGGGGCGGCCCTGTTCCGGACCAGGGCGCGGGAGTATCTGTCGAATCCCCGGCTCCATGAAGAGCTATTCGGCCCGGCGGCAGTGGTGATCACCTATCAAGGCCGCGACGAGCTGCTGGAAATCGCCCGCAGCCTTGAAGGTCAGCTGACGGCAACGATTCACGGCACCGAAGAGGAATTCGCCGAGCACGCTGAGCTTATCGCGGCCCTGGAGACAAAGGCCGGCCGGCTTGTGTGCAACGGGTTCCCCACCGGCGTCGAGGTCTGCCACGCCATGGTCCATGGCGGACCCTGGCCCGCGACGTCGGACAGCCGCTCCACCTCCGTGGGGGGGCGGGCTCTCGAGCGCTTCGCCCGCCTGGTCTGCTACCAGAGCTTCCCGCAGTCGCGGCTCCCCGATGAGCTGAAAGACACAAATCCCCTGGGAATCTGGCGAATGGTGAACGGCCTGCTCAGCCGCGATCCCTTTACCGTGACACAGGCTTTTCGATAATTTCTTCGGGACAGGCACGTAAGTCCATTCTCCGGGAGGGAGTAACACGCAGGGATTTATGCAGAGCGGCATGATACTGGCGAACAAATACAGGATCGATAAAGTCCTGGGAAAGGGCTCCTATGGCACGGTGTACCTCGCCGAGCAGATGGATAAGCCCGGCACCCGGCGTGCTCTCAAGGAAATCGAGGAGGCAAGGATGTGCCCTGAGGATCGCGCACACATTCTGGAGCTCTTCATCCGCGAGGCTGAGATGCTCACGTGCCTGAAGCATCCGGGCCTCCCCCTGGTGACAGATTTTTTCTCCCTCGAAGACCGCCATTATCTTGTCATGGAGTTCATCCCGGGGAAGAACCTGGAAGCCATGCGCAGGGGCGCCCTGGCGCCTGAGCCGGTCATTGAATGGGCCCTTCAGCTTGCGTCAATCATTGAGTACCTCCATGAGCACAGGCCTGAGCCCATCATATTCCGCGATCTCAAGCCCTCCAACGTGATGCTCTCTGCGCCCACGGGCAGGATCATGCTCGTGGATTTCGGCATCGCCCGCTACTTCAATCCCCATAAGTTGAAGGATACCCAGTTTCTCGGCACCCCTGGATTCTCTCCCCCCGAGCAGTACGGCTCGGGACAGTCAGACCAGAGGTCTGACATTTACTCCTTTGGCGCCACTCTCTATTTCCTGCTCACCGACGGGGACATCTGCCAGTATTATTTCAAGATGCCGCCCCTCAGGCGGCAGAACCCGCTTGTTCCCCCCGCGCTTGAGAGCGTCATCATGAAATGCCTTTCCCTCAATCCCGGCGAGCGCTTTCAGTCGATGACGGAGATTCTCATGGAGCTTGAAGAAATCAGGCTGGATATGGAGAAGGCCGGATCTCACGGGAATACTGCGACACCCGGTGAGCTGTTCGGGATATTCTCAAAGTTCTCCCTGTCAACATTCCCCTATGCTCCACTCAGATTCAGGACCATCGCCCCCCTTCAGGCGGGAGACGTGGAGAATATCGGCACCTTTTCATCGCCGCATTTTTCAGGCCTGCTGACCAACTGCCACTGCGGGCTGAATGTCAAGACGGCGGCCCTGGTGACTCTCGAGGGAGCTCCCTTCCCGAAATTCTACCTGCGGAGCCAATCACTGCTGGATCTCAATATTTTCGGCCGTGATCCCGATATCGACTTCAGCGAGAACCCCGACTTTTCAGCGAGCTTTTTTCTTACTGGTCCTGACAGGAAGGCCATAGAGGATTTTTTCCGCCCCGAGCTCATAGAGATCTTTTCGGAGAAGCCGATGCTGAGCCTCAAATGGTTTCCTCCAAACAATCAGAGCGGAGTATGCTGGATCGTGGAAGCCGAAGGCCCTCATCTCATCTTCTACTATCCTGAAATCCCGGTTCCGAAAGAATCGATTCAGCAGTTCATCGACTATGCCCGGAAGGTGATGACCCCCTTCGTCAAAAAGGCGCTGCAGTCGCGCCGGAAAGAGGCGCCCCCTTGACGAGGTCCCCCCCCCGGCGTTCCCGAATGCGGTGTCGTAGCGTTCCGAGCGCTTCGCCCGCCTGGTCTGCTACCAGAGCTTCCCGCAGTCGCGGGTTCTAAATGGGGACGGGGTTTTCGCAGGAGCCCCGTCTGCCAGCTATCACTTATAAAGGAAGCTTTCGTATGAAGAGAAGTCTTGCAGCGTTTCTTGTGCTGATTGCCATGGGCCTTGCTTTCATTGGATGCGGGAGAAGCCCCCGGAGATCTCCTGGCCCTGACAGCAGCGGCTCCCATAGTTCTCGCGGCCCTGAAGGAAGTGGCTCCATTGAAAAAGACAACTCAAAGCTTGCTCTTGACCTTTATAGAATGCTGTCGGAAGATGAGGGTAATATATTCTTCTCACCTTACAGCATATCGTCAGCGCTTGCCATCACCTTCCTGGGGGCAAGGGGAGCGACAGCAGGGGAGATGGAGAAGATCCTCCATTTCGGTGATCCGCCCGGAGAGTTTCACTCCGGCTTCAGGTCTCTTGACAGGAAGCTCAATGAAGAGGGCCGCGGGGGCGCCTATGAGCTTGTCGTGGCCAACAGGCTCTGGGGGCAGAAGGGCCATGCCTTTCTCAGCAGCTTTCTGGAAGAGGGAAAAAGCTACTACAATTCCGCCCTTGGGGAGCTTGATTTCAAAAACGATGCCGAGGGCGCAAGAACAGTCATAAACAAGTGGGTTGAAGACGGGACAAAGGGTAAAATCAAGGATCTTATCGCTCCTGGAGGAGTAAGCCCGGCCATGAACCTTGTCATTACCAATGCGATATACTTCAAAAGCACCTGGGACGCAAAGTTTGAAAAGGACCGTACCAGCAGGCAGCCCTTTCATAGAAGCAGCAAAGAAAAGGCTGAGTGCGATTTGATGTACAAGTTTGATACCTTGAAATACGCGAAGCGAAAGGACTTCGAGGCCCTGGAGATTCCCTACAGGAGGGGAAAGCTCTCCATGCTCGTCCTGCTTCCGAAAGATGCCAGGAGCCTGAAAAAGCTCGGGAAATCCCTGAGTTATGGGGACCTCGAGGTGCTGCGCTCTGAGCTCAGGCTCCGCAAGGTGAATCTTTCCTTTCCGAAATTCTCGACGACTTCCTCCTATGATCTCACAGAAACCTTTTGCAAAATGGGAATGCGGGCTCCCTTCGACGCCGGGAGCGCCGATTTTTCAGGGATTGACGGGACAAAATCCATGTTCATATCGAAAATTGTCCATAAAGCCTATATAGATGTCAACGAGGAGGGCACTGAAGCGGCAGGCGCCACGGAAGTGGAGATGGGCCTCCTGGATTCTGGAGAGGAGGAAGGACCCGTTACCTTCAGGGCCGACCATCCCTTTCTCTTCCTGATAAGGGAAAACAGCACCGGCACCATCCTCTTCATGGGAAAGCTCACCGATCCTTCCCGATGAAGCAGCAGGGCGACCGGAGAGGCTGTCCTGCCATTGTTCAGTACTTTATCTGAAACAGGCGGGAAACCTTATCTGATGAGGTTCGATTCCCAGCTCCCGTTCTGTGAATACTGCCCGATACCGAGAGGTCCACGCCTCCGAGGTCCGGCAGACACCACAGGTAGGCGGAGTCAGAATAGATATATGCAGCGACGTTTCCCTTAACGGTTTCAGGACTCTCGTAGGTCCTCAAATGAATCGAGGGGTCGTCGGGAAGCGTAATCCCTTTCGCTTTCAGCACTTCCAGCAGGACAAGAATTCTGTACAGCTCCTCCAGGTCTCCGAGAGCCGGGAAATGCTTCTTCGCCTCTTCGAGATGGCCTGACAGGTAGTCTGCAAGAGCCTCTGATTCCTTTCTCGTGTGCTCTGCATCATCGATTATCTCGCCTTTTCTCATTTTCTGGGCAACCACTCTCGCTTTCATCTTCACCTCAATCAGCAGGCGCCCGGAGTCTTCGCTGATATCGGCTCTGTCAAGACAGAGCCAGCATCGCTCAAAACTGCCGGAAGTCTCCGGGTGCGCTCTCACGCAGTCTATCACGAGCTGCTTATGTTTCGGAGATAAAAAAAGGGCTTTGCCGTTACGATAGTCAAATCCCGAATGAAGTGACTTCAGTGCCAGATCTGCATCAAGAACCACCTTCCCTATGGCAGTCCCTTCGAGAGGAGCTCCATAATAGACAGGCCTTAAGCGCAATGTCACGTCTTTCAACAGGTAATAGCCCTCAGGGGAGCCGGTTTCAAGCATCCGCATGCCTTCATTGAAAGCAGCTTTGCAGCTTGCTTCTCTCTCATGCGGGGAAACATAGTCAAGGGTGAATCCAATGCTGGGTATGTCACCATGGGCTTGCAGCAATCTTAGAGCAGTATAGAACATTTCATGCTTTGGTACAGTTGCAGGTGCTGACCCGGCATGCCTCTTGAAAAGAAATACGACTGTTCTCTCAGCGGAATCGATATCAAGGCCTGCCAGAACTCCACCGGGCTTATTTATCCCCTCTATCACCTGAGAGACTGAAAGGTCAACACCCCCTTGCGCATAGAGCTCAGCCTGACAGGGGGCCGGATACTTTCCGGCTTTATCGCTGCTGCTTTGTTCCTTTTCTTTATTGAGAGCGGTCTTCTGCGCCAGTGAAGGGGCGTTGAGAGAAAAAGAAGCAATCACGAGAATAATGACGAACACAGATCCTTTGAGCGCTGATATCTTCAAGCTGTCACAACCTCTCATAGATGAAGCTCAATATCTCATCCTCTGAAGCCTTATGCGCTCGTCGTCCTCTCTGCGGTACGCCGCATTCTCAATCGCCGGGGCAATCTGGCTGCATATCCCCAGCAGGAGGTTCTTCTGGGCAAGCGTGAAGAGCTGCTCCTTCGTCCTGGAAAAGAGCGCCAGGAAACCTATGAAAGTATCAAGGGAGAAGATAGGATAAGCGATGACAGACTTTGTCCCGGAAAACTTGCCTTCCCTGATAAGAAGCTGAGAAGAAGGGTTTCCCTCGTGAAACTGGCGGGTCTCCATGAGAATCTTCAGAAGCGGCTCATCGAGCGTGAGGGTCCCGCCGCCCATCTCATCGG
This genomic interval from Candidatus Eremiobacterota bacterium contains the following:
- a CDS encoding serine/threonine-protein kinase codes for the protein MILANKYRIDKVLGKGSYGTVYLAEQMDKPGTRRALKEIEEARMCPEDRAHILELFIREAEMLTCLKHPGLPLVTDFFSLEDRHYLVMEFIPGKNLEAMRRGALAPEPVIEWALQLASIIEYLHEHRPEPIIFRDLKPSNVMLSAPTGRIMLVDFGIARYFNPHKLKDTQFLGTPGFSPPEQYGSGQSDQRSDIYSFGATLYFLLTDGDICQYYFKMPPLRRQNPLVPPALESVIMKCLSLNPGERFQSMTEILMELEEIRLDMEKAGSHGNTATPGELFGIFSKFSLSTFPYAPLRFRTIAPLQAGDVENIGTFSSPHFSGLLTNCHCGLNVKTAALVTLEGAPFPKFYLRSQSLLDLNIFGRDPDIDFSENPDFSASFFLTGPDRKAIEDFFRPELIEIFSEKPMLSLKWFPPNNQSGVCWIVEAEGPHLIFYYPEIPVPKESIQQFIDYARKVMTPFVKKALQSRRKEAPP
- a CDS encoding aldehyde dehydrogenase (NADP(+)) codes for the protein MSTALSGTSMIGFGRGRQGGARFRATDPSTGEPVGPDYQSAGLEDLERAAGLARAAATGLASLPGARKAAFLDQIAVNIEALGPTLWDCVMRETGLPASRVQGETARTCIQLRLFASIAAEGSWVDARIDATEPGRKPDIRSMLRPLGPAAVFGAGNFPLAFSVAGGDTASAFAAGCPVIVKAHPAHPGTSELVGDAIVAAVKACGLPEGTFSLIYDSGIEIAIALVKRPEIKAVGFTGSRRGGQALIDAAASRPDRIPVYAEMSSVNPFFFMPGAFGDGWEQRVDGLVASLTGSAGQFCTKPGLIFLRESSDAEAFVARLHKQLAGQSSFTMLTGQIRHAFEARVADCRAQAGVATLLRAEGGADAAAVTGAALFRTRAREYLSNPRLHEELFGPAAVVITYQGRDELLEIARSLEGQLTATIHGTEEEFAEHAELIAALETKAGRLVCNGFPTGVEVCHAMVHGGPWPATSDSRSTSVGGRALERFARLVCYQSFPQSRLPDELKDTNPLGIWRMVNGLLSRDPFTVTQAFR
- a CDS encoding serpin family protein; the encoded protein is MKRSLAAFLVLIAMGLAFIGCGRSPRRSPGPDSSGSHSSRGPEGSGSIEKDNSKLALDLYRMLSEDEGNIFFSPYSISSALAITFLGARGATAGEMEKILHFGDPPGEFHSGFRSLDRKLNEEGRGGAYELVVANRLWGQKGHAFLSSFLEEGKSYYNSALGELDFKNDAEGARTVINKWVEDGTKGKIKDLIAPGGVSPAMNLVITNAIYFKSTWDAKFEKDRTSRQPFHRSSKEKAECDLMYKFDTLKYAKRKDFEALEIPYRRGKLSMLVLLPKDARSLKKLGKSLSYGDLEVLRSELRLRKVNLSFPKFSTTSSYDLTETFCKMGMRAPFDAGSADFSGIDGTKSMFISKIVHKAYIDVNEEGTEAAGATEVEMGLLDSGEEEGPVTFRADHPFLFLIRENSTGTILFMGKLTDPSR